In Oryza brachyantha chromosome 2, ObraRS2, whole genome shotgun sequence, a single window of DNA contains:
- the LOC102721804 gene encoding prefoldin subunit 1, whose product MADEANRAAFVELQGRMIDTTGKIKQLQTQMRSKEGEKKRAYLTLEELQQLPDNTNTYKTVGKVFILEPKSLLLNEQEQKLNDSESAIASMQTSKEYLEKQLAEVENNIRELLQQDPGLARQILSMTVQ is encoded by the exons ATGGCGGACGAAGCCAACCGAGCG GCTTTCGTGGAGCTACAGGGTCGGATGATCGACACCACCGGGAAGATCAAGCAG TTGCAAACTCAGATGCGCTCCAAAGAGGGTGAAAAGAAGCGTGCCTATCTCACACTGGAGGAACTTCAGCAATTGCCAGATAACACAAACACTTACAAGACTGTTG GTAAAGT gtttattttggaaccaAAATCACTCCTGCTAAATGAACAAGAACAAAAGCTTAATGATAGTGAAAGTGCAATAGCATCGATGCAG ACTTCCAAGGAATATCTTGAGAAACAGTTGGCAGAAGTGGAGAACAACATAAGAGAGCTACTTCAGCAGGACCCTGGGCTAGCACGCCAGATCCTCTCAATGACAGTTCAGTGA